The sequence AGAGAAAATATCAACTGGCTGAAATCATTGTTCCGGCTATAGCGGTACTTGTCAGCCAAGGTAACGACATCGATACCAGAACGGATAATGTCGAGTAGTTGCGATTGAGCCGTAAGAACATCAGCGCGTGAAAGTCGGTCGAGAGATTCAACTATCAAAACCGAACCAACCGGAATCTTTCCGTTGTTCACCAGTTCAAGAAAACCACCGAGCGCACCAAACTTGACGTGATCCTGATGGAAACCAGAGGCAACGTCCGAAAGGCTGGTGTCGATCTCAAGGCCGTGTTCAAGAGCGTACTTTTCTGCCGCCTCTACCTGACGACGAAGCCCGTCCCCGCCTAACTGTTTCTTAGATGAAATACGGGCATAAGAAAAAGCAAGCGCCATACCGGAAACCTTTGATCTGGATCACCTTTGATCGTGTCGAAAGATATACCGTGAAAGACGTAAAATTGACAAGTGTCCCTTTGATCTTCATCAAGGACATCCTTTTTGCCGGACCATATGGCAGGAATTAGCAATGTTGAACATGTTTCGCTGACGATTTTTATGGAGATGCAATGCGTTTGAGGCTACATATCCGCAACGGCGAGCCGACGCGCAAAGGCGGATCGCGGCTCGATAACGATATTGCATTTGGAGACGAACATGGCCGGGCATCCCATTCCCCACTTCCAGAACGATGGCGGACACCGCATGATCGAGATCGGCGTCAAGGAATTCATGTGCACCGGCGCTTCCGTGCCCTACGATCACCCGCATATCTTCATCGACATGGGCGACGACAACGAGAAGGTCTGTTCCTACTGCTCCACCCTTTACCGCTACAATCCGTCGCTGAAGGCCGAGCAGACCAATCCTCCGGGCTGCGTCTTCCATGTGAAGGCCGCCTGACCTTCCACCTTTCCTGATCGGGGCGCACCAATGCCCATAAAATCCGTAGCCATTGTCGGTGCCGGCATCGCCGGTCTCACCGCCGCGCTTTCTTTTGCCCGGCACGGGATCGGCTGCGACATCATCGAACAGGCGGGTGAACTCACGGAAGTCGGCGCCGGCCTGCAGCTGTCACCCAACGCCGCCCGTATACTTGCCACGCTTGACGTGCTGCCGGAAATCGAGGCGCGCTGGACCGAACCGGTCAGCGTCGATCTCACCTCCGGAAAATCGCTTGCCACGCTGCTCTCCCTGCCGATGGGCACGGTGGCCCGCACACGCTGGGGCGCACCTTATGGCGTGCTGCACCGCTCG comes from Rhizobium rhizogenes and encodes:
- a CDS encoding zinc-finger domain-containing protein; protein product: MAGHPIPHFQNDGGHRMIEIGVKEFMCTGASVPYDHPHIFIDMGDDNEKVCSYCSTLYRYNPSLKAEQTNPPGCVFHVKAA